The sequence below is a genomic window from Perca flavescens isolate YP-PL-M2 chromosome 24, PFLA_1.0, whole genome shotgun sequence.
GATTTTTCAACGGAGTTCGGCGCGTCATTCGTTGTGGCGCGTTCCGGAGGCTGTTGTTGATGGTTGCATTACAAACGGGAGTCAGGCGAAGTATTTTATGGCACTTTAAGTGCGCTCCGGTGGTTTGTAGTGTGGTCTCAAACCACGCAGCTGGCGTCTTATCACCCAAACTGGGTTTAACATTGAATGGGAGCTCTGGTTTCACTGTGTTTATGTATGAGGGGCATTAACATAAACCTGGGGGTAAATAAGTGTGTCTCATAGTTACAGCTCCGTTTAGATATAAAGTAAAACAGTTGACCTCTTGTAACTTAATAttcttaataaaaacaataagaaTGATTgatggtacttttattttgaaagttaaTTACAGATATTTAACTGTTGGTGAGATGTGAAACTGTTAAATGGGCTGCAGATAAACTGGGAGAAGATTTTATGAAGACTTTTTATATAGTGCATTAAAGTCTATGGAGGCCGGAGCATTTTTAAGTggataaattaataaaaaataaataaaaagggagtTTTTACATAAAGActaattataatgtgtgtttgaCTTTATACTGGAAATTTACTACTTTATCCTTAAAAATGTCCCAACTTTATCCTAAAAAGAGTCTCAACTTTACCCTAAAAACTTCAGATGTAGGATTTAAATGTTTGAAGCAGAAACACGTGCACGTTTAGACACGTTTAGGCACTTTGAACTCGTGTGTTCTTGTGTTTTCTGTCCTCTGACTGAACCACTAATTTTCTCTTTGTTGCAGCTCGGCagtaaacttttattttgaagggccGTGACCTTTCAGTGTAAAGGTCTCCCGTTGAGTTTTTATTCTCCAATAAAAGTCGGAGTGTCTCCTCCTCTCAGAAGACACAAAGACTCAAAGAGCCAGAAgatcaatcaaccaatcaaccaatcaatcaaccaaccaaccaatacTCAAACAGCTGTCACATTATTGATgctttttctgatttattagtaattctctctctctctctctctctctctctctctataaaGGATTTTTGTGGCCTatattgaacacacacacacacacacacacacacacacacacacacacacacacacacacaccatacacaaacacacacccacacacagagacacacacacacacacaccaatacacaaacatacacacaaatacataaagacacacacagaaatccacatgcgtacacacacacacacacacacacacacaaagacacacacagaaatccacacacacacacacacacagaaatccacacgcatacacacgtatacacacacacacacacacacacacacacacagaaatccacgcgcacacacacaccaatacacaaacacacaccgacacacacacataaagacacacacacagaaatccacacacacacacacacacacacacacacacacacacacacacacacacacacacacacacacacacacacacacacaccggttaTTGTTCCATTAGTGTTTCCTGTCAGTTCAAAGTCTTTCGGTTTATTAATGATGTCTGGATCGTTTGGCCTCCTCTGACCTCCGAACATCCGTCCATctgttggggtgtgtgtgtgtgtgtgtgtgtgtgtgtgtgtgtgtgtgtgtgtgtgtgtgtgtgtgtgtgtggtgtgtgggtgGTCTCCTTAATGGAGGGTCACAGTAATCACCAGACGGTCTGAGACAGCAGGGTTTTATTACCTGCAGAtatcaccagactccatgtaaataatcaggacttttatcatcgtaaaacacacttcattcaaagtggacagaaactaaataaaacgtcttggttcatctttccactgttccaacaatcaccactctggtttggttgaaataaacccttaattcatccatttacatgtggagatatgctggctctatatacgctaaaagtcctgattatttacatggagtctggtggagatatgctggctctatacacgctaaaagtcctgattatttacatggagtctggtggagatatgctggctctatacatgctaaaagtcctgattatttacatggagtctggtggagatatgctgactctatacacactaaaagtcctgattatttacatggagtctggtggagtttggtgatggtgatttcggggctgtttcatgtcaaactaaaaagtatctctctctctctctccgtttcCCAGGTGTGACATCATCACCACCATGAGTTTGAGCGCCAGTGACCTCACTGAGCTGATGGAGCTGTGGGAGGAGCTAAACCTGACCGCGGCCGACCACGGCAACCTGTCGCGCGTGGAGACGCTGCTGTGCTCCGGCGGCGGCGGCTCGGGCTCGGCGCCGGCGGTCGGCCACGGCGCCTTCCTGCGCGTCCTCTCCGTCCTCTACGCCTTCATCTTCCTCGTGGGCCTCGCCGCCAACGCCCCGGTCGTGTGGGTCAACCTGCGGCGCGACGGCGCGCGCTACGAGACGCACCTGTACGTCCTGAACCTGGCCGTGGCCGACCTGTGCGTGGTCGCCACGCTGCCGGTGTGGGTGACCTCGCTGCTGCTTGGCGGCCGCTGGCCGTTCGGCGACGCGGCGTGCAAGCTCACGCACCTCGTCTTCAGCGTCAACCTCTTCGGCAGCATCTTCTTCCTCGCCTGCATGAGCGTGGACCGCTACCTGTCTGTCGCGCTGCTCGGCGACTCGCCGGACAGCCGCCGCGGCAGGAAAGCGGCGCGACGGCTGACGTGCGCGCTGGTCTGGCTGCTGGCGCTCGCCGCCTCCGTCCCCGACACGTACTTCCTGCAGGCGGCGAAGTCCTCGCATCACGACGGAGCCGTTTGCCGAGCCGTGTACCCGCAGGATAACCCCCGGGAGTGGATGGCAGCCGTGCAGCTGAGCTTCACCGCGCTGGGGTTCGCCGTGCCGTTCCCCGTCATCGCCGTCTCCTACGCGCTGCTCGCCGCCGCGATACCGCCCGGCTCGGACCGGGAGCGCAGCGTCAGCCGGCGAATCGTCCTGACCTACATCGTGGTGTTCGTGGCGTGCTGGCTGCCGTTCCACGCCGTGCTGCTGCTGGACACGCTGACGCTGCTCGGCGCCGTGCCCTTCAGGTGTGTATACTTCTTTCtaattctgtgtgtatgtatagagctgggcgatttctTTCCcctaaaactgtaaatatattttaaaagtatatatttattgtatttaattaaagtgcatcaacataaacaaaattgcaaaggcaaaccctttctctaggTGAAAactcactgtgcagtgtgcaacgaagattgttaaacatccaaattatttatactgtatttggactgaaatctttttttaaaaatctattttttgaaaatatgaatcgatttgacctaccaactcgatttttaaatcaaatcgatttttttcccagccctatttattatgtatataatgttgtgtacagtacaggccaaaagtttggacattattaaaaactgacaaacattaccgtattttccggactataagtctcTCCGGAGTATagtggtgcgttctttttgtccatcgaagtcgatttacgagttgttttccggagttacttCTTTCtaattctgtgtgtatgtataattttgtgtacagtataaacgcattgaatgaggtgtgtccaaacttttggcctgtactgtatatatgtgtatatatgtgtatatgcacatatgtatgtatgtgtatatatatatatatatatatatatatatatataaataaataaataagtgaacAGTTACATCTTGTTAGCTAAGCCTCATTGTcattaccacagagaaataatccaccaaacacacatttccttacttaagtttatatactgtacacaaaattatacatacacacagaattaGAAAGaagtaactccggaaaacaacttgTAAATCGACtcattttaagtttatttatttctaatGGGTTGTTTTACCATGTATTTATtgtcttttaaatgtaaatggatgTTACTACTGGGTGAATttgctgcttaaaaaaaaaaaaaaaaaaaaaaaaaaaaaaatagtcagttTTTAAATTGTATACGATGACCAATAAATCCTGTGctcctgattggtcagctgCCGGCTGGAGGGCTTCCTGGACGTGGCGCTGCACCTGACGCAGTGCTTGTCGCTGCTGCACTGCTGCATCAACCCGGTGCTGTACAGCTTCCTGAACCGGAGCTACCGCTACCACCTCATGAAGGCCTTCCTCTTCAAGTACTCCACCAAGACCGGCCTGGCCCGGCTGCTGCTGCCCGGGGAGCCCGCCTCCGACACCGAGTACTCGGCCGCGGCGGCGACGGACGCCAGCGTGAACGAAGGGGCGGAGCTGAAGGATGAGAGGGGGCGGAGCTGAAGGACGAGAGGGGGCGGGGCTGAAGGACGAGAAGGGGCGGAGCTGAAGGACGAGGAGGGGCGGAGCTGAAGGACGAGAAGGGGCGGAGCTGAAGGACGAGAAGGGGCGGAGCTGAAGGAAGAgaaggggcggagccagaccgGGAGGAGATATACGCACTATTGGTCAAGATAGTTCAAGGCttgatagacacacacacataataaacacacacacacacacaca
It includes:
- the LOC114551075 gene encoding atypical chemokine receptor 3, with amino-acid sequence MSLSASDLTELMELWEELNLTAADHGNLSRVETLLCSGGGGSGSAPAVGHGAFLRVLSVLYAFIFLVGLAANAPVVWVNLRRDGARYETHLYVLNLAVADLCVVATLPVWVTSLLLGGRWPFGDAACKLTHLVFSVNLFGSIFFLACMSVDRYLSVALLGDSPDSRRGRKAARRLTCALVWLLALAASVPDTYFLQAAKSSHHDGAVCRAVYPQDNPREWMAAVQLSFTALGFAVPFPVIAVSYALLAAAIPPGSDRERSVSRRIVLTYIVVFVACWLPFHAVLLLDTLTLLGAVPFSCRLEGFLDVALHLTQCLSLLHCCINPVLYSFLNRSYRYHLMKAFLFKYSTKTGLARLLLPGEPASDTEYSAAAATDASVNEGAELKDERGRS